The genomic DNA CGGTCCACGAGGAACTCGCGGTCGTCCTGTCCGAGCAGGCCCTTCCCCGCGCCGGGCGCGGGCGTCCAGAGCCGGTGGACCGGGTTGATGGCCTCGGGCCGGTGGTCGCCCGGCGCGGCCGATGCGAGGCGCTTCGCGTCCTTGCCGTAGAGGCGGCCGTCCTCGACGGCGCGCCGGTAGTCGTCGTGGTCGAACCAGTAGTCGTTGCCGGCGCGGGGCTTGTAGCCGGTCGCGCCGGTCTCGGCGAGCAACCCCACCGAGAAGGTCGTCTTGCCGGCGTCCACGCGGTCGCTACCGGCGACGAGCAGTTGCATGACCGTCGCTGGGGGGTCGTGGTCCAAAGCCGCCACGGTCCGCGCGCGTCTCCCCGACACCGGGGCCGGCACACACTGTAGCGGGATACCGAGGGCGAAACCGCCTGAAGCCGGACACCGGGGGCGACACCTCCCGGAAGCGGGCCGCCGGGGCCCACACCGCCGGGAAGTGGTGGCCTCCACTTCCGCCGGGCTCTCGGGGGCTTCTTGTGGCTCGCCCGCGCAGGCGCGGCCATGACCCTGGACCCGGTCCACTTCAAAGCGATCACCCGACTGGCGGGCCGGGTGTCCCGCGAGGACGCCGAGCGCGACCATCGGGACTTCGCCGAGACCGTCTGGCAGCAGTACCTCGACCCGCTGTACGACGACGGCGAGGTCGTCCTCGAACCGGTGGGCGAGCACCGGCGCCGGCGCGTCCACGCCGAGGACATCGCGCTCGCCGACGACCCGTTCCCGACCCGGCACGGCCTCGACTCGGGCACCATCAACCCGACCACGTTCAAGAACGGCCTCGTCGTCGACGTCGCGCAGGCGGCGATGAGCGCGGTCCCCTCGGACGTGGACCTCCACCGCGGCCGGACGATGGTGACGGCGGTCCACACCAACGACGCGACCACGACCTTCGAGGAGGACTGGCGGATGGACGACGAGGGGTACGTCCGCGGCCGGGTGCTGCACGTCCCCCGCGTCGACCGGACGGTGACGCCCGTGGTCCACGAGCTCGCGCTCTACCTCGCTGAGATCACCCACGCGAACAGCAACCGCGAGATCGTCGACGACCTGCTCGTCCTCGACGGGCCGGTCTACCCGAAGGGGCTCCTGACGTGGGCCGACCGCGACCCCGAACTGCAGGAACTGCTCGCCGCCGAGGAGCAGCCCCAGGAGATCATCGGCCGGTACGTGAAGATGGTCGAGCACTTCGCCGACCGCGGGGTCCCCATCATCGGCTTCGTGAAGACGCCCGTCTCCCGGCAGGTCACCCGGACCATCCGGGAGAAGGAGGGGTCGGCGCCGTGGGTCAACGACGCGGCGTTCTTCTCGCAGGTCCTCTCCCCCGACCCCTACGGTACCGGGGCGAACGACCGCGACACCTCGTCGCTGACGTTCACCAACTGGTTCGTCTCCCGGGGCGGCACCGACGGAGCCCTCTCGCGGCCATCGGTCCCGTACGACATCGAGCGCGAGCGCGACCCCGCGGACTACGAGGTGACGTTCTGCATGCTGTACGACCCGCGCACGGACACCGTCTACCGCGTGGAGTCGCCCGCCGTGTTCACCCGGGACGAGGAGCTACGCGAGCGCCTGACCCGGCACGTCCTCACGTCGGTCGCGACCGAGCGCGGGCCACCGCTCGCGGTGCGGAAGGCCGACCAGCTCGCCCGCATCTCCCGGCGCGAGACGGTCGCGCTGCGCGAGGCGCTGGAGCGGGCCTTCGACTCGGAACTGGACACGAACTACGGCGACGAGCGGGCGGCGAAGTGGGGACTGGAGGGGTAGCTGGCCGGGCGGCGGCCGGGCGACCGGTCCCACACCGGCGACCCGGTCAGTTCTCCGGCGGGTCGGCGCTCTGGATGACCTCGACCTCGACGCTGTCACCGACAACCCCGAGCCGAGCGAACTGGGTCCGCACGTGCTCCGCCGCCGCCTCGATGGCGGCCTCTCGGTCCTCGAACCCGCGCGGCATCGGTGACTCGAAGGCGACACGGAGTTCGCGGTCGCCGACCCGCTGGACCTGGCCGCCGCTCTCGACCGTGTAGAACTCGTCGCACACCCAGACGTACGGCGAGCCGTCGTCCGGCGCGCCCCTGAACGAGGGCGCTTCCTCACCCGGTTCGTACAGGGTGCCGGTCAGGGTGGTCCCCCCGGCGCTCCCCTCGATGAGTAACACGCACAGAACTAGCACACCATCCGATATAACGCCCACGATGGGTGCAGATTACGGCCGAATCATGGAGAAAATCCGGAAATTTCCGGAATATCTCGCTCCGCAGGAGTGAACTGTCGAGGTTCGCGGATTATCCCGCGTTCACTTGTGCGCGTCCATGAGGTCGTAGCTGCGCTCCCACTCGTAGTCGTCGTCGTGGTAGCGCTCCGCCAGGGAGTCCTCGGGCACGTCGCCGTGGGCGCGCTTCTCCTCCTGGTAGGAGGGCCGGTCGGGGTCGTGGTAGAACCGGCCGGTGAGCACCTCGCCCTCGTGGAGGGCGTCCTCGACGTCGTGCATCATCTCGCTGGCCTCGCGGCGGTCGTGGTAATCGAACTCGTAGTCGTCGGACTGCTGGACGTCGATGTACGGGACGTACTGCTTGGCGTCCTTGTTCCAGGTCGGGCACTGGGTGAGGAAGTCGACGTGCGCGAATCCGTCGTGCTGGATTGCCTCCTTGATGATCTCCTGGGCCTGGTTCGGGTTCACGGCCGCGGTCCGAGCGACGTAGGAGGCCCCACCGACGAGCGAGAGCGAGAGCGGGCGGATGGGCGCCTTCGCCGAGCCGTGGGGCTGGGTCTTCGACTTGTGCCCCATCGGCGAGGTGGGCGAGGTCTGCCCCTTCGTCAGCCCGAAGATCTCGTTGTTGAACACGATGTAGGTCATGTCGTGGTTCTCGCGGGCGGTGTGGACGAAGTGGTTCCCGCCGATGCCGTAGCCGTCGCCGTCGCCACCCGCGGCGACGACCTCCAGTCCGGGATTCGCGAGTTTCGCGGCCCGCGCGACCGGCAGCGACCGGCCGTGGATGGAGTGGAAGCCGTAGCTCTCGAAGTACGAGGAGAGCTTCCCGGAGCAGCCGATGCCCGTGACGAGCAGCACCTCCTCGGGGGTGTAGCCGAGGTCACCCATGGCACCCTTCAGTGCCTTCAGGACGCCGAAGTCGCCACAGCCGGGGCACCAGGTGGCCTGCGGTTCGATACCGGGAGTGAACGCCTCCCGGTCGGTCGGTTCCCGTTCCGCGTCGTCGTCGTGCTGGTGGAGTGGTGTGAAGCTCATCTCAGTCGCTCCCCGCGGGGACGTAGCGCGTGGCGGCGGTCGCGGGGTCACCGCTGCCCAGGCCCTCGACGGCCTCCACGATCTCGTGGGGCTCGAAGGGCTCGCCGTTGTACTTGAGCAGGCTGTGCAGGATGTCGCCGTGTGTGCCGAGCTCGCGCTGGACGAGGCCGCGGAACTGCCCAGAGGCGTTCATCTCGACGACCAGGCAGGTCTCCACGCTGTCGAGGAACTCCCCGACGTCGGCCTCGGGGAACGGCATCAGGTCCGAGACCGACAGTGAGGCCACACTGTGCCCGTCCTCGACGAGCCGGTCGACGGCCTCGTGGACGGTCCCCTGGTTGGAGCCGTAGGTCATCACGCCGACGGTCGCGTCGGCCGCGCCGTGGCGGACCTGGTTGCTCTCGCGCTCGTCGAGGCGCTCGCGGATGGCCGCCAGCTTCCGCATCCGGCGGTCCATCTGTGCGACCCGGTTGTCGGGGTCCTCCGAGATGTGGCCCGTCGGGTGGTGTTCGTTCCCCGACGCGAGGTAGCGGCCGTCGGCCTGCCCCGGGATGGAGCGGGGCGAGACGCCCTCGGGGGCGCCCTGCGGGTCGTGCTGGAACCGCTCGAACGTCCCGGTGGCGTAGTGGGCCGCCTCGGCGAGTTCCTCTTCGGTGAGCGTCGCGCCCAGGTCCGGGTTCGGCTCCCGGTCGAAGAAGTCGGCGTCGACGTTCCGCAGCTCGCCCGAGAGCTTCTGGTCGTAGACGACGACGGCGGGCAGGTGGAAGTCGTAGGCCAGTTCGAACGCCTGCCGGGTCTGCTCGTAGGCCTCGCGCTGGTTCCCCGGCGCGAAGACCACCCGGCAGGAGTCGCCCTGGCTCGTGTAGAGGACGTGTTCGAGGTCGCCCTGCTCGGTCTTCGTCGGCATCCCCGTCGAGGGGCCCGCCCGTGTGGCCTCCACGAGGACCAGCGGTGTCTCCGTCATCTCCGCGAGGCCGAGCGGCTCGGACATGAGGGCGAACCCGCCGCCCGAGGAGCCCGAGAGTGCCTTGACGCCGGCGTGGCTCGCGCCGAGCGCGAGGGCAGCCGCCGCGATCTCGTCCTCGACCTGCTCGGCGATGCCGCCCATGTCGGGGAGGTGCTGGCTGAGCAGCGTGAACACCTCCGTCCACGGCGTCATCGGGTAGCCGGCGACGAACCGGCAGCCCTCGTCGATGGCGCCGTAGGCGATGCCGTTGGAGCCGGAGACGAGCGCCTGCTCGCTGTCGTGCTCGCCCTGGGGCATCCGCAGGTCGTGCGTGTGGTCCAGCTGGTTGGCCTGCTCGGCGGCGTACTCGAGGATCTCCAGGTTCGCCTCCAGCACGTCGCCGCTCATCCGGTCCTCCATCAGTTTCTCGATGGGTTCGAGCGGGTAGTCCAGCAGCGCACACGTGACGCCGACGCCGGCGGTGTTGCGCATCACCTCGCGTCCCTGGTCGCGAGCCATGCCCCGGAGATCCATCGGGTAGACGTGCCAGTTGTGCTCCTCGGCCCGGGCCTCGAAGTCCTCGATCTCGCTCGCGTCCAGCAGGCCCTCGTCGTAGACGACCACCCCACCGTCCCGGAGGTCGTCGAGGTTCTCGGCGAGGGGCTTTGCCTGCTCGTTGCCGTAGTAGGCGTGCTCCTTCGTGTTGCGGGCGAACGAGTCGCCCAGCGCGAGGAGGAAGTTGAAGCCATCACCACGGGCCCGTACCGGCTGGTCGTCGGCCCGGACCTCGACGTACGTGTGGCCACCGCGGATCCGCGAGGGATAGTGACGGTGCGTGAACACGTGAAGGCCGGACCGCATCAGTGCTTTCGCGAAGTTCTGGCTGGTCGAGTCGATTCCGTCACCGGAACCACCCGCGATGCGCCAGACGATTTCTCCTGTCATAGTACCATGCGCCCTGGGGCGCCTTGTGGCGATATTTACGGGGCGGTGGCAAAAGCGTTTGTGCCGTGGTAGCACACGAAAGTTCGTGAGAGTCGATAAACGTTCATGAGAGAGCGTGAGAGTCCGTGAACATCGTTCGGCACTGGGGACGCACCGCTGTGAGATGCGGTCACAATGTGGCGCCACTGCGGCCGGCGTGCCGACGGTCCACTCTAGGTGATTTGGGAGAAGTTTTAAAACCGAAACTGTCGTCCCCCCGATTGAGAGTAATGTCCCTCACCGAACTGATATCCGGTGTGGAGGACCACGAGAAGCGCCTCACGGTCTTCAACACCGACGACGAGACCGTCGAGGCCGTCCGGGAGCAGTTCCGCGACCGGAACCTCTCGGTCGTCGGGGATCGCTCCGAGAGCGGCCGGCCGGGGTCGTTCGTCGTGCTCTCGAGCATGCGGGACGGGGTGGACGAGTTCGTGACCGCTACCAGCGTCGACGAGGTGCTCACGGCACCGCGGCGCGAGGCGTCGGACGTCGAGGGCGACGTCCACCACCCCATCCTGGACCACCTCGATGAGACGATGTTCACCTCGTACGACACCCGGCAGATGGTCGCTGCCTCCCGGGAGATCGAGGACCGCGCCTGGCGGCTCGGCGAAGGGTCGCTCCACGCGGGCTTCCAGCAGCTCTCCATCCTCGCGGACCAGATGGACGTCTACACCCGGCTGGCCTCCCGCGAGGGGCTCGACGTCCACGCCTACGCCTGCCCTGACGCCGAGGTGCCCACCCACGATACGGACCTGACCATCCACGTCGAGCGCTCCGAGGAGATCGCCGACTCCTGGTTCGTCGTCTACGACGGCAACGGCGCCGACGTCAACAAGTGTGCCCTGCTCGCCGAGGAGCGCGAGGACCGGGCGTTCTACGGCTTCTGGACCTACGACCCCGACACGGTCGACTGGATCGTCGAGTACCTCGAGGGAGCCTACGGGCTCATCGAGCAGTGACCGGCGGCGAGCACCCGGTCTCAAATCCGATTCGAGTTGTCACGATTCCGCATCCTCCCCCCGAGGTTCCGGCCGGCCAGCGGGATTTTGAATACTTATCAACCATTCAGTAGTTTACTGGACGTTATATACCCGCCGTGTGTCCTGGCATCCAATGAGTTCCGGTCCCGATTCCTCCCGCTTCGCGCGCGCATCCCGTGTCCTACTCGTCCTCGCTCTCGTCTCCTCGACAGTCGCCGCGGCCGCCGTTCCGGCGGCGGCCTACGTCGAGGGGAAACCCGATATCTCCGTCACGCTCTCCGACGGCACCGTCCAGCCCGGCGCCGAATCCACGCTGGAACTGACGCTCGTCAACAGCGGGAAGGTGGAGGTGGGCGCAAGCGGCCAGGCGCTCGCCGGCAAGGAGCAGGTCGTCACCACCGCTCGCGGGACGGTGGTCCGTGTCGAGCCGGCCCGCAACAGGAACCCCATCGAGGTCAAGACCGGGGAGGTGGCCGTCGGCTCCGTCCCCGAGGGCGCCCGTCCGGTCCCGATCCAGGTCTCGGTCCCCGAGAACGCCGAGCCCGGCACCTACGAACTGGATGTCGAGGTCGAGTACGAGCACTACGACTTCATCCCGGGCGGGAACGTCAACAAGTACGGTGAGGAGCAGCGGACGAAGGAGTTCACCGTCGAGGTGACGGTCGAGGAGACCGCCCGGTTCGAGGTCGTCGACACGACCACGAACGTCCCGGTCGGCGGGAGCGGCGCGGTGAACGTCACCGTCGCGAACGTCGGCAACGAGGCGGCGTCCGACGCGTCGCTGTCGTTGCAGTCGACGAACGCGGCCCTGACCTTCGGCGGCACGCCGACCGCCGAGTCCTACGTCGGCGAGTGGGCTCCCGGCGAGCGCCGGAGCGTCACCGTCGGCGCCGACGTGGCCTCCACTGCGACGACCCGCTCGCTAGCCATCGCGACGACCGTCAGCTACGAGGACGTCGACGGTGACGCCCAGCAGGCGTCGCTCTCGACCGGCGTGGTGCCACGGTCGGAACAGCGGTTCACCCTCGCGAGTGCCGAGACGAGCGCCGCCATCGGCGACCAGGGGCGCCTGACCGTCGCGCTCACGAACACCGGCGACCGGACGCTCGACGACGCGACGGTCCGACTCGAGTCCAGCAACGCCGCGCTCACCTTCGGCGGGTCGCCGACGGCGCGGACGTTCGTCGGCGAGTGGGCACCCAACGAGACCCGCGAGTTCCAGGTGGAGGCCGGCTTCGCCCCCTCCGCCGAGGAGCGTAGCTACGCCCTCGACGCGACGGTCTCGTACACCAACCCCTCGGGTCGCACGGAGCGAACCGACCCGGTGACCGTCGGCGTCAGGCCGGCCCCCGAGCAGTCGTTCGACCTCGGCGGGCACGAGACCGCACTCCGGGTCGGCGAGGAGGGGGAGCTGACCGGACGCATCGTCAACGAGGGGCCGGGTGAGGTGGAGAACGCGGTCCTGGTGCTGGAGCCGCCCGCGAACGTCGTGACCGCCGAGCGCGAGTACGCCATCGGTGACCTCGGCCCACGCAGTAGCGCCGAGTTCCGGTACGACGTGGAGGTCTCCTCGGAGGCCCGCGAGGGGCCCCGCCAGTTCACCTACCGGCTGCGCTACGAGGACGACGGCGGTGACACGGTCACCTCCGACCCGCTGTACGCGCGTGGGAGCGTGGCCCAGCAGCGCGATACGTTCTCCGTGGACACGAACGCCTCGCTGGCCGCCGGCTCCAGCGAGACCATCGAGGTCCAGGTCACCAACGAGGGTGACGAACCCCTGACCGCCGTCAGCGCGAAGCTGTTCGCCGACGCACCCATCGGCGCGAGCAACGACGAGGCGTTCGTCGAGGAGCTGGGACCGGGCGCCACCGAGACCCTGACCTTCCGCATCAGCGCGGCCGGCAGCGCCATCCCGAAGCCGTATCCCGTCTCGCTGGACTTCCAGTACGACGAGCCCGACGGTGACACGAAGATCTCCGACAGTTACCAGGTCGCTATCGACGTGACCGAGCGCCAGGGCGGCGGCCTGCTGTCGACGTTCGTGGTCCCCGGCGGGCTCGGCGGCGCGGGCCTGGGACTCGGCGTCGTGCTCTCGCTGGGTGGGCTGGCCGCGGTCGGCCTGGGCCTGGTCGGGCGACGGGAATGAGCGGTCCTGTCGACTACCAGCGGTTCGTCGACGCGGCGGACGACCAGATCGTCAACCATCCCCGGCGCGTCGTCGGCGCGTTCCTCGTGCTGACGCTCGTGTTCGGCGCCGGCCTCGGCGCCGTCTCCACGGACGCCGGGACCGCGGGGTTCACGCAGGACGTGCCCGCGCAGGTGGCGTTCGAGGAGGTACAGAACGAGTTCGAAACGAGCGCGTTCGCGACCGATACCGGGAGCACCCAGCTCATCCAGCGCGGCGAGAACGTGCTCTCGAAGAAGGGACTGGTGCGGATGCTGGAGGTGCAGAACCGGGTCGAGGACCACGACGAACTGCGGGTCACGTCGACGGCGTCGGCCGCGACCATCGTCGCGACCACGCTGGACCCGGAGGCCCGGACGACCGAACAGCAGATCCGCGCGGTCGAGCGGGCCACGCCCCGCGAGATCGACCGCGCGGTCCAGACGGCGGCCGACCGGAACCCACGGTTCGTGGGGCTCCTCTCGAACGACTTCAACCGTGGCTCGGCGGCGGCCGGCGCGACCATCGGCGTCGTCACCCACGAGGTACCCGCCGGACTCTCGGCATCGGCGGGGCAGGGCGGAACCAGCCCGCTGACGCCGCTCCAGCTCCGGACGGATTACGTCGTCGACAGCGTCGGCGGCGACATCATCGTCTTCGGCTCGGGGATCATCTCCGCGGAGTTCAGCAACGTCATCTTCGACTCGCTGATCATCGTCGTCCCGGCGGCGGTCCTGTTCATCCTCCTGTTCCTCATCATCTCCTACCGGGACCTCGCAGACCTCATGCTGGGGATGGTGGCGCTGGCGATGGCACTGATCTGGACGTTCGGGTTCATGGGGCTCGCGGGTATCCCGTTCAACCAGATCCTCATCACCATCCCGCCGCTGTTGCTGGCGGTGGGCATCGACTTCGGGATACACGCGGTGAACCGCTATCGGGAGGAGCGGGTCACGGGACTGGATATCGGCCCGGCGATGCGCGTGACGACCGACCAGCTGCTCGTGGCGTTCTTCATCGTCACGGGCACGACGGTCATCGGGTTCTCCGCGAACCTCACCTCCGCGCTGCCACCCATCCGGGACTTCGGCATCGTCGCCGCCGTCGGCATCGTGTTCACCTTCCTCATCTTCGGGGTGTTCCTGCCGGCGGCGAAGGTGCTGCTCGACCGCTCCCGGCAGAAGTACCCCATCCCCACCTTCTCGACGACGCCGCTCGGCGCGGAGGGCTCGCGGCTCGGCCGGGCGCTCTCGGGCGGGGTCTTCATCGCGAAGCGGACGCCGGCCGTCTTCCTCGTCGTCGCGCTGGTCGCGTCGGGCGGGATGGCCTACCACGCGACAGGCGTGGACACGACGTTCTCGAACGAGGACTTCCTGCCGCCGGAGGAGAACCCGGACTACCTGATGGCGCTCCCGGAGCCGTTCAAGCCATCGGAGTACAGCGTGACGGCGCTGACCAACTTCCTCTCCGAGAAGTTCGAGTCCAGCCAGTCGGATACGGTCACGGTGTACGTGGAGGGGCCGTTGCAACAGGACCAGGCGCTGGAGGTGCTGTATCGGGCGGGTGACGACCCGCCGGACGCGCTCGTCCAGCAGAACGGGCGAGCGGACGCCACCTCCGTCGTCAGCGTCATCGACGATTACGCCGCCCGGGACGAGGAGTTCCGCGAGCTGGTCGCCCGCAACGACCGCAACGGCAACGGCGTCCCCGACGACGACCTGCCGGCCGTGTACGACGCGCTCCTGGCCGAGGACTCGCCCGTCCGTGGACAGGCGCTGCGCTACATCACCGAGGACCGGCGCTCGACCCGGCTCGTCTACAGCGTGAAGGCCGACGCCACGCAGGGCGAGATCACCGAGGACGCACGGAGCGTCGCGGCCGACATGGAGCGGCCACGGACGTCGCTCGTCGCCATCGCGACCGGGTCGACCGTCGTCTTCGAGGCCATCTCGGGGCTGATCCTCGACTCCGCGGTCACGTCGCTGATCATCGCGCTGACAGGGACGGCCGTCTTCCTCCTGTTCGTCTACTGGGTACTGGAAGGCAAACCCTCGATGGGGGTCGCCAATCTCATCCCCATCGTGGTGACGGTCTCGTTCGTCGCGGGGTCGATGCGCGTGTTCGGTATCTCGTTCAACGCCTTCACCGCCACGATACTGGCCATCACCATCGGCCTGGGCATCGACTACTCCGTCCACGTCACCCACCGGTTCGCCGACGAGTACCGGGAACGCGAGCTGTACGAGGCCCTGGACCGGACCGTCCGGGGGACCGGCGGCGCGCTCGCGGGCTCGATGCTGACGACGGTGTTCGGCATCGGCGTGCTCGTCCTGTCCGTCTTCCCCGCCATCGGCCAGTTCGGCATCCTCACCGGCCTGAGCGTCATCTACGCCTTCGTCTCCTCGCTGCTGGTCCTCCCCTCCGCGCTGGTCGTCTGGGCCCGCCTCTTCGGCGGCGGCGGCGGCCTCGCGAGCGACGAGCCGTCGACCGGACCCACGCCGGAGGACGTGTCGGCCACGGGGGGCGACGTGTCCGCGGGCGAGGCGGGCTAGCGCCAGCGGGCCGAAACCGGCGGTAGCAACCCCGGAACAGACGTTTTGATGTTGTTGTCAGAATCGCTTAAGGGACGGATGTGTACCATCCGGGTACGCGAACCCGTCCCATGTCCCACCCATCGACATCCAGCGAGACCGTCCCGCGCCCCGCGCCGGAGCGACTGGCGAGGGTCTCCGGGAGCAACGTCGCCGTGGTGGGGGAGCCGATGGTCGGCAAGAGCGGCGCTGCCCTCGATACCCTCCGGGCGGCCGTCGATGACGGTCGCGAGGCTCTCCTGATCTCGGCAGCCCGCGGCCCGGGCCGACTCCCCCTCCCCGAGGGCGTGACCGTCGTGGACTGCACGCCCGGCCCGCCATCCGACGACGCGGTCTCGGTGAACTCGCCGGGCGACCTGACCGGCATCGGGATGCCCGTGTCCCGCTTCCTGAACGACGCCGACCGACCGGTGGTCACGGTGGATTCACTGACCTCGCTGCTGCTCTACTCGGAGACCCGGTCGGTCTTCCGCTTCCTCTCGGTGCTCTCCACACAGGTCGCCCGAGCCGGTGGGCTCGGACTCTACCTCGTCGACGAGGGCGCCCACGACGAGCGGACCTCCCGGACGTTCGCGCAGCTGTTCGACGGACAGGTCCGACTCCGGGACGGGCTGGGTGGGCCCGAGGCCCGGGGGAAGGGCGTGGACGCACTGCCGGCGGAGTGGATCCCCGCCCGTCGCTGAGACGCCCGGTCGAGGCCGGCGGCGCCGACCGCTCGGTCAGTGCCAGCGCTCGCGCAGCGCGGTCGCCTGCTCCGGGTCGTGCCCGAGCAGGACGGTGGCATCGGTCCGACGCTCGATGTCCTTCAGCCGGCGGAGCGACTCCCGCCACGCCTGGTTGCTGGTCGTGAGCGACTGCCCCATCGGCGCCTCGTCCTCGTAGTTCGGTCGGAGGAACGCCTCGTCCCCCGCGACGAGGACCGTCCCGTGGGCGTCCGTCTCGAGCCGTGCGCCCAGCAGCCCGGGCGTGTGCCCCGGCAGGTGGAGCAGGTCGAAGCCCGCCAGCAGTTGCCGCTCGTCCGCCACCACCTGCCAGTTCAGGTCGTGGTCGAAGTCGCTGGCGAGGTAGGCGTTCGCTCCCGCCGGCGTCTTCGCGGACAGGTACGCGAACTCGACCTCCCGCTGGTGGACGTACACCGGAACGTCCGTCCCGGCGAACTCGTAGAGGCCGCCGGCGTGGTCGAGGTGGAGGTGGCTCTGGACCACCACGTCGATGTCGTCCAGCGCGTAGCCGACGTCTCCCAGAGCCGTCTCGAGGTCCCGCTCGGCGGCGTCGGGGTGTGCGAACGCCTCGAACAGCGGCTCTGGCCAGTAGCCGTCGGCGGCCTCCGGGTGCGAGCCGGTGTCCCAGAGCACGGTCGCCTCGGGGTGGTCGACCAGCAGGTTCCAGACCGCGAACTCCCCGTAGTCGGCGTCGGGGTTCCGGTTGGAGTAGGTCGCGGCCGTCGTCCCGTCGACGGCGAAGTTCCGGTCGGACATGATCGTCCCGCGGTCCAGCAGGTGGAGGTCCATCTCGACCATACGCCGACTACGCGCCCACGGACCAAAACCCCCACTCACCACCACCCGAGCCGAGTACCCTCGGACGTATCGGGTCACTACACGGTACCCGGTCCACCACCAGCAGGATGGGAGTCCGCAGCAAACGGTTTGGCACCGACTGGGGTAGCGGGTCTTCATGCCCTCGACGCGGCGCGCGTTGCTCCGGTCGGTCGCTGCTGGCGCAGCCGTCTCCCCCCTTCCCGGCCTCGGCCGGGCCACCGCAGCGGAGCCACGTGTCCCCACGGTCATCGGCCCCGATGGACCGGGCGTCCCCGTGTCGATACCTCGCCGGTGCCAGGAGGCCTACGAGCGGGCGTATCGGGCGACTCGAACGCTCGCCGACCGACTGGCCGATGCCGGAAGCGGAACCGATCTGACGGTCGCCGTCACGTCCGACGCGGACCGGTGGTGCGGGGAGCGCCGACTCCCACGACTGCAGGTCCGGGTCACCGGGGCGGACCACCCGCCCGTCCCCCGGGAGTTCGCCGACCTCCCGGTCGAGGTGGCCGACGTGGCCCGGCGGGAACGCGGCACGGGCGGCGGGGAGCGGTCGCGGGCGACCGGGACCTGTGCCGACCCCTGCAACCTTCGGAACTTCGACCCCGTCCCGGGCGGCGTGTTCGCCGAGGGAGGGACGACGACCTGGGTCGTCCGGCTGCTCGACACCGACTACCTGCTGACCGCGAACCACACCCTCCAGTCGGGCGACCCGGGCTGTGGCGACGTGGAGACCTCCATCCTCTACCAGTACCGCCAGCGGGTCGGTCCGGTCCTCGCAGGCGACGACGTCGAGGACTGGGCGCTCGTGGGGCTGGGACGCGATGCGGACGTGAGCGGGTTCCACCCCGGGGTGCCACAGCGGGAGGAGCGGTTCGGCGGCCACTTCAGCATCCGTGGGCTGCTGGATGTCATCGCCAGACGCGAGACACTCTACGCGCTCGGGACGACGACCTGCGAGACGGCCGGCCCGGCGGACTGGATCGGGACACACCTGAGCGAGTGCGGCCGCAGTACGCCCGTGGCCAGCGTGGACGCCGTCTCCGACTACGGTGACTCCG from Haloglomus litoreum includes the following:
- a CDS encoding DICT sensory domain-containing protein; amino-acid sequence: MSLTELISGVEDHEKRLTVFNTDDETVEAVREQFRDRNLSVVGDRSESGRPGSFVVLSSMRDGVDEFVTATSVDEVLTAPRREASDVEGDVHHPILDHLDETMFTSYDTRQMVAASREIEDRAWRLGEGSLHAGFQQLSILADQMDVYTRLASREGLDVHAYACPDAEVPTHDTDLTIHVERSEEIADSWFVVYDGNGADVNKCALLAEEREDRAFYGFWTYDPDTVDWIVEYLEGAYGLIEQ
- a CDS encoding DUF7113 family protein: MLLIEGSAGGTTLTGTLYEPGEEAPSFRGAPDDGSPYVWVCDEFYTVESGGQVQRVGDRELRVAFESPMPRGFEDREAAIEAAAEHVRTQFARLGVVGDSVEVEVIQSADPPEN
- a CDS encoding DNA double-strand break repair nuclease NurA; amino-acid sequence: MTLDPVHFKAITRLAGRVSREDAERDHRDFAETVWQQYLDPLYDDGEVVLEPVGEHRRRRVHAEDIALADDPFPTRHGLDSGTINPTTFKNGLVVDVAQAAMSAVPSDVDLHRGRTMVTAVHTNDATTTFEEDWRMDDEGYVRGRVLHVPRVDRTVTPVVHELALYLAEITHANSNREIVDDLLVLDGPVYPKGLLTWADRDPELQELLAAEEQPQEIIGRYVKMVEHFADRGVPIIGFVKTPVSRQVTRTIREKEGSAPWVNDAAFFSQVLSPDPYGTGANDRDTSSLTFTNWFVSRGGTDGALSRPSVPYDIERERDPADYEVTFCMLYDPRTDTVYRVESPAVFTRDEELRERLTRHVLTSVATERGPPLAVRKADQLARISRRETVALREALERAFDSELDTNYGDERAAKWGLEG
- a CDS encoding thiamine pyrophosphate-dependent enzyme, whose amino-acid sequence is MSFTPLHQHDDDAEREPTDREAFTPGIEPQATWCPGCGDFGVLKALKGAMGDLGYTPEEVLLVTGIGCSGKLSSYFESYGFHSIHGRSLPVARAAKLANPGLEVVAAGGDGDGYGIGGNHFVHTARENHDMTYIVFNNEIFGLTKGQTSPTSPMGHKSKTQPHGSAKAPIRPLSLSLVGGASYVARTAAVNPNQAQEIIKEAIQHDGFAHVDFLTQCPTWNKDAKQYVPYIDVQQSDDYEFDYHDRREASEMMHDVEDALHEGEVLTGRFYHDPDRPSYQEEKRAHGDVPEDSLAERYHDDDYEWERSYDLMDAHK
- a CDS encoding 2-oxoacid:acceptor oxidoreductase subunit alpha gives rise to the protein MTGEIVWRIAGGSGDGIDSTSQNFAKALMRSGLHVFTHRHYPSRIRGGHTYVEVRADDQPVRARGDGFNFLLALGDSFARNTKEHAYYGNEQAKPLAENLDDLRDGGVVVYDEGLLDASEIEDFEARAEEHNWHVYPMDLRGMARDQGREVMRNTAGVGVTCALLDYPLEPIEKLMEDRMSGDVLEANLEILEYAAEQANQLDHTHDLRMPQGEHDSEQALVSGSNGIAYGAIDEGCRFVAGYPMTPWTEVFTLLSQHLPDMGGIAEQVEDEIAAAALALGASHAGVKALSGSSGGGFALMSEPLGLAEMTETPLVLVEATRAGPSTGMPTKTEQGDLEHVLYTSQGDSCRVVFAPGNQREAYEQTRQAFELAYDFHLPAVVVYDQKLSGELRNVDADFFDREPNPDLGATLTEEELAEAAHYATGTFERFQHDPQGAPEGVSPRSIPGQADGRYLASGNEHHPTGHISEDPDNRVAQMDRRMRKLAAIRERLDERESNQVRHGAADATVGVMTYGSNQGTVHEAVDRLVEDGHSVASLSVSDLMPFPEADVGEFLDSVETCLVVEMNASGQFRGLVQRELGTHGDILHSLLKYNGEPFEPHEIVEAVEGLGSGDPATAATRYVPAGSD